The Nomascus leucogenys isolate Asia chromosome 16, Asia_NLE_v1, whole genome shotgun sequence genome includes a region encoding these proteins:
- the MAFA gene encoding transcription factor MafA, with the protein MAAELAMGAELPSSPLAIEYVNDFDLMKFEVKKEPPEAERFCHRLPPGSLSSTPLSTPCSSVPSSPSFCAPSPGTGGGGAGGGGGASQAGGAPGPPSGGPGAVGGTSGKPALEDLYWMSGYQHHLNPEALNLTPEDAVEALIGSCHHGAHHGAHHPAAAAAYEAFRGPGFAGGGGGADDMGAGHHHGAHHAAHHHHTAHHHHHHHHHGGAGHGGGAGHHVRLEERFSDDQLVSMSVRELNRQLRGFSKEEVIRLKQKRRTLKNRGYAQSCRFKRVQQRHILESEKCQLQSQVEQLKLEVGRLAKERDLYKEKYEKLAGRGGPGGAGGAGFPREPSPPQAGPGGAKGAPDFFL; encoded by the coding sequence ATGGCCGCGGAGCTGGCGATGGGCGCCGAGCTGCCCAGCAGCCCGCTGGCCATCGAGTACGTCAACGACTTCGACCTGATGAAGTTCGAGGTGAAGAAGGAGCCGCCCGAGGCCGAGCGCTTCTGCCACCGCCTGCCGCCCGGCTCGCTGTCGTCGACGCCGCTCAGCACGCCCTGCTCCTCCGTACCCTCCTCGCCCAGCTTCTGCGCGCCCAGTCCGGGcaccggcggcggcggcgcggggggcggcggcggcgcgtCTCAGGCCGGGGGCGCCCCCGGGCCGCCGAGCGGGGGCCCCGGCGCCGTCGGGGGCACCTCGGGGAAGCCGGCGCTGGAGGATCTGTACTGGATGAGCGGCTACCAGCATCACCTCAACCCCGAGGCGCTCAACCTGACGCCCGAGGACGCGGTGGAGGCGCTCATCGGCAGCTGCCACCACGGCGCGCACCACGGCGCGCACCACCCGGCGGCCGCCGCGGCCTACGAGGCTTTCCGCGGCCCGGGCttcgcgggcggcggcggcggcgcggacGACATGGGCGCCGGCCACCACCACGGCGCGCACCACGCCGCCCACCACCACCATaccgcccaccaccaccaccaccatcaccaccatggCGGCGCGGGACACGGCGGTGGCGCGGGCCACCACGTGCGTCTGGAGGAGCGCTTCTCCGACGACCAGCTGGTGTCCATGTCGGTGCGCGAGCTGAACCGGCAGCTCCGCGGCTTCAGTAAGGAGGAGGTCATCCGGCTCAAGCAGAAGCGGCGCACGCTCAAGAACCGCGGCTACGCGCAGTCCTGCCGCTTCAAGCGGGTGCAGCAGCGGCACATTCTGGAGAGCGAGAAGTGCCAACTCCAGAGCCAGGTGGAGCAGCTGAAGCTGGAGGTGGGGCGCCTGGCCAAAGAGCGGGACCTGTACAAGGAGAAATACGAGAAGCTGGCGGGCCGGGGCGGCCCCGGGGGCGCGGGCGGGGCCGGTTTCCCGCGGGAGCCTTCGCCGCCGCAGGCCGGTCCCGGCGGGGCCAAGGGCGCGCCCGACTTCTTCCTGTAG